From a single Rosa rugosa chromosome 7, drRosRugo1.1, whole genome shotgun sequence genomic region:
- the LOC133723167 gene encoding uncharacterized protein LOC133723167 yields the protein MTVRDYEAEFSRMYRFVRPWDTERLAMHFLRGLNENLRVTVASFELATVAQMAAKAMVLEEANPPRQNDQAAARDFRDKGKRVAGSSSSMRHQGGSWKKHRNNFHHQAPARAAPTPVRAMPIKQAAPATPRTCYNCGETGHISSGCTKPKKRKCFKCGLEGHFARECTRLEGGGQGNQQRLLPPAPARIFAIGQIGTGVEGTLSVYNYLPRVLFDTGASHSFISSSVVDVLDLTAMPLTRSLCVTSPLGVSLELDMFCDDCPIGICGREFFASLNVIPDHTYDVILGMDWLSPNHAVIDCFRMVVSFRVPG from the coding sequence ATGACCGTTCGGGATTACGAGGCAGAGTTCTCTCGGATGTATCGCTTCGTACGACCATGGGATACCGAAAGGTTAGCTATGCACTTTCTGCGAGGGCTGAATGAGAACCTTCGGGTTACAGTAGCATCGTTTGAGTTGGCGACGGTGGCACAAATGGCGGCAAAGGCAATGGTACTAGAAGAGGCAAACCCACCTCGGCAGAATGATCAGGCAGCAGCAAGAGATTTCCGAGACAAGGGGAAGAGAGTAGCAGGTAGCAGTAGTTCGATGAGACATCAGGGTGGATCCTGGAAGAAGCATAGGAACAACTTTCACCACCAGGCCCCAGCTAGGGCAGCACCTACACCTGTCAGGGCTATGCCTATCAAACAAGCAGCACCTGCTACACCACGGACATGTTACAATTGTGGAGAGACAGGCCATATTTCCAGTGGATGCACTAAACCAAAGAAACGGAAATGCTTCAAATGTGGGTTGGAAGGGCATTTCGCTAGAGAGTGTACTCGACTTGAGGGTGGAGGACAGGGTAACCAGCAGAGACTTTTGCCTCCAGCACCTGCAAGAATCTTTGCTATTGGCCAGATAGGCACTGGGgtggaaggtaccttatctgTTTATAACTACCTTCCTAGAGTATTGTTTGATACGGGAGCCTCCCACTCCTTCATATCTAGTTCAGTTGTAGATGTGTTGGATTTGACTGCTATGCCTCTTACTAGATCTTTGTGTGTCACATCGCCTCTTGGCGTCTCTCTTGAACTtgatatgttttgtgatgattgccctaTTGGGATATGTGGCAGAGAATTCTTTGCATCTTTGAATGTGATTCCAGATCACACGTATGATGTGATTTTGGGTATGGATTGGTTGAGCCCGAACCATGCAGTGATTGATTGCTTTAGGATGGTTGTGTCCTTCCGTGTCCCTGGATAA